A portion of the Bifidobacterium lemurum genome contains these proteins:
- a CDS encoding LysR family transcriptional regulator has protein sequence MDLRQMRYFLAVAEERNITAAAEYLAISQPALSRQMHELEDKLGVQLFERGSRNVTLTPAGEFVRERAEEIIALAERTELEVTSWDQPVAGPVYIGAAETDSMRVILHAARNLQRMCPQTKFHIYSGDAEDLIPRLDSGLLDFALLFEPYDMSKYATCRLPVEDRWGVLMPRDCELARKDAVVADDVKPLPLIISRQTRFDDCLMRWIGVDERELHVAGTYNLVNNAALMVSEGLGYALCLDGIVGLPEDSDIVFRPLSPNLPAKMVLAWKPGRQFTKTADHFLAAVKDYVSSKAV, from the coding sequence ATGGATTTGCGGCAGATGCGCTATTTTCTTGCTGTGGCCGAGGAGCGGAACATCACTGCGGCCGCGGAGTATCTTGCCATATCGCAGCCCGCGCTGTCTCGGCAGATGCATGAGCTTGAGGACAAACTCGGGGTGCAACTGTTTGAACGTGGCAGCAGGAACGTCACGCTGACTCCGGCCGGGGAGTTCGTGCGTGAGCGGGCCGAGGAGATCATCGCATTGGCGGAACGCACCGAACTGGAAGTCACGTCATGGGACCAGCCGGTGGCCGGCCCAGTATATATCGGCGCCGCGGAAACCGATTCGATGCGCGTCATCTTGCATGCGGCGCGCAACCTGCAGCGGATGTGTCCCCAGACGAAATTCCATATCTACAGCGGCGACGCGGAGGATCTGATTCCACGGCTCGACTCTGGCCTGCTGGATTTCGCACTGCTGTTCGAGCCGTATGACATGTCGAAATACGCCACCTGCCGGCTGCCGGTCGAGGACCGTTGGGGTGTGCTCATGCCGCGCGACTGCGAATTGGCGCGCAAGGACGCCGTCGTCGCCGACGACGTCAAGCCTCTGCCGTTGATCATCTCCAGACAGACTCGGTTCGACGATTGTCTGATGCGGTGGATAGGCGTGGATGAGCGTGAACTGCATGTGGCCGGCACCTACAACCTCGTCAACAACGCGGCGCTGATGGTCTCCGAAGGGCTTGGCTACGCGTTGTGTCTGGATGGCATCGTGGGCCTGCCGGAGGATTCCGATATCGTATTTCGGCCGCTGAGTCCGAACCTGCCGGCGAAGATGGTGCTGGCGTGGAAGCCGGGGCGTCAGTTCACCAAAACCGCCGACCATTTCCTTGCCGCCGTCAAAGACTATGTGTCCAGCAAAGCCGTTTAA
- a CDS encoding NADH:flavin oxidoreductase/NADH oxidase → MGTTTAKLFEPMILRGLTIRNRIWMPAMDTYSADKLTGMPNLFHHQHYVSRAYGGFGMIVTEATAVSKEGLISPHDVGLWNDEQAQSWKMVTDGVHQAGGAIAVQLDHSGRKGSTGSFRDGYIDQSVPAADGGWQTTAPSPIAFGHYAQPRELTVDEIHTIVQDFGKSAALAVKAGFDAIQLHGAHGYLISQFLDPLTNRRTDEYGGSLRNRQRFLVELVDAVRASIPDTMPLIVRISATDWAENGWDLDQTINTARVLKVHGVDLMDVSSGGIVPDVTIPAKPGYQVSFAAAVRERADIPTTAVGLILDAKQAETILEHGEADAIEVGRLSLRDPYWPLRAAHELGLSADQAPYQPQYAAGAFR, encoded by the coding sequence ATGGGCACCACCACCGCGAAACTGTTCGAGCCGATGATTTTGCGAGGCCTGACCATACGCAACCGCATCTGGATGCCGGCCATGGACACCTACTCCGCCGACAAACTCACCGGCATGCCCAACCTGTTTCACCACCAGCATTACGTCTCCCGCGCTTATGGCGGGTTCGGAATGATCGTCACCGAGGCGACCGCCGTTTCGAAGGAAGGGCTGATCTCCCCGCATGACGTCGGATTATGGAACGACGAACAAGCGCAGTCTTGGAAGATGGTAACGGACGGCGTGCACCAGGCCGGCGGCGCGATCGCGGTGCAGCTCGACCACTCCGGCCGCAAGGGTTCCACCGGCTCATTCCGCGACGGCTACATCGACCAAAGCGTACCGGCCGCGGACGGCGGATGGCAGACGACGGCCCCCAGTCCCATCGCCTTCGGACATTACGCGCAGCCTCGCGAACTGACCGTCGACGAAATCCACACCATCGTGCAGGACTTCGGCAAGTCGGCCGCGTTGGCTGTCAAGGCGGGATTCGACGCGATTCAGCTGCATGGTGCTCACGGCTATCTCATCTCGCAGTTCCTCGACCCGTTGACCAACCGTCGCACCGACGAATACGGCGGCAGTCTCAGGAACCGTCAACGCTTCCTCGTCGAGCTCGTCGACGCGGTGCGCGCTTCGATTCCGGACACCATGCCACTGATCGTGCGCATCTCCGCCACGGATTGGGCCGAGAACGGCTGGGATCTCGACCAAACCATCAACACGGCTCGCGTGCTGAAGGTGCACGGCGTCGATTTGATGGACGTCTCATCCGGAGGTATCGTGCCTGACGTCACCATTCCGGCGAAGCCGGGCTATCAGGTGTCGTTCGCCGCAGCGGTCCGCGAGCGCGCTGACATCCCGACGACGGCCGTGGGACTCATCCTCGACGCGAAGCAGGCCGAGACGATTCTTGAGCACGGCGAAGCCGATGCCATCGAGGTGGGCCGCCTGTCACTGCGCGACCCGTATTGGCCGCTGCGCGCCGCGCATGAGCTTGGACTTTCCGCCGACCAGGCGCCATATCAGCCGCAGTACGCGGCGGGGGCGTTCCGCTGA
- a CDS encoding acyltransferase — protein sequence MADATLDEILQDLRENATPTPQREAVIMEVCQESMRLSAQLNMAYHSPDEIRDIMQRIIGKPIDPSFRMFPPFQADFGKNITIGKDVFINSGCRFQDQGGITIGDGALIGHNVVLATINHDLCPANDRCNHYAPITIGDHAWIGSNSTVLPGVTIGAWSVVAAGAVVTHDVPPYTIVGGVPAKTLRVIDPSQRQRPTTASTPSDHDNSDTRK from the coding sequence ATGGCCGACGCGACTTTGGATGAGATTCTGCAGGACCTGCGCGAGAACGCGACACCCACTCCGCAACGGGAGGCCGTCATCATGGAGGTCTGTCAGGAAAGCATGCGCTTGTCGGCACAGCTCAACATGGCGTATCACTCCCCCGATGAGATTCGTGACATCATGCAACGAATCATAGGCAAGCCAATTGACCCGTCATTCCGCATGTTCCCGCCATTCCAAGCGGACTTCGGTAAGAACATCACCATCGGCAAGGACGTGTTCATCAACTCGGGCTGCCGATTCCAGGACCAGGGTGGCATCACCATCGGCGACGGTGCCCTGATCGGACACAACGTCGTTCTCGCGACGATCAACCACGATCTGTGCCCGGCGAACGATCGCTGCAATCATTACGCGCCGATCACCATCGGCGACCATGCGTGGATCGGCTCGAACTCGACCGTGCTGCCGGGCGTCACCATCGGCGCATGGTCGGTGGTTGCCGCCGGTGCCGTGGTCACCCACGACGTTCCTCCATACACCATCGTGGGAGGAGTGCCCGCGAAGACGCTGCGCGTCATCGACCCTTCGCAACGGCAACGGCCCACGACGGCATCCACACCATCAGACCACGACAATTCCGATACAAGGAAGTGA